From a single Arcobacter sp. CECT 8986 genomic region:
- the htpX gene encoding zinc metalloprotease HtpX → MEQVKTVFFLALLSVLFVFIGYSFGGANGMLIAFLLAAGMNFYAYYYSDKQVLAHYNAVEISDRRHYIYQITQKLAYKANLPMPKVYLIPDEMPNAFATGRNHENAAVAVTQGLIDLLNEKEIEGVIAHELSHVRHYDILIGTIAAVFAGAIAMIANMMQFTAMFSGGNDRQNSNPFVMIILAIILPIAAAVIQMTVSRSREYMADEGAARLVGDASGLQSALSKLENFAKRGEMHNATEQTAHMFIINPFSGKDVKFSDLFRTHPTTEDRIARLEELKSSL, encoded by the coding sequence ATGGAACAAGTTAAAACAGTATTCTTTTTAGCACTATTATCTGTCTTATTTGTTTTCATTGGCTACTCATTTGGTGGTGCAAATGGAATGTTAATAGCATTTTTACTTGCAGCTGGTATGAACTTTTATGCATATTATTATTCAGATAAGCAAGTACTTGCACACTATAATGCAGTTGAGATAAGTGATAGAAGACATTATATATATCAAATTACACAAAAACTTGCATATAAAGCAAATTTACCAATGCCTAAAGTATATTTAATTCCAGATGAGATGCCAAATGCTTTTGCAACAGGTAGAAATCATGAGAATGCAGCAGTTGCAGTTACTCAAGGATTAATTGATTTATTAAATGAAAAAGAGATTGAAGGTGTTATAGCACATGAACTTTCTCATGTAAGACATTACGATATTTTAATAGGAACAATTGCAGCAGTATTTGCAGGTGCAATTGCAATGATTGCAAATATGATGCAATTTACAGCAATGTTTAGTGGTGGAAATGATAGACAAAATTCAAATCCTTTTGTGATGATAATACTAGCTATAATTTTACCAATCGCTGCAGCAGTAATTCAAATGACTGTAAGCAGAAGTAGAGAATATATGGCTGATGAAGGTGCAGCAAGATTAGTTGGTGATGCAAGTGGATTACAAAGTGCATTAAGTAAATTAGAAAATTTTGCGAAAAGAGGAGAGATGCATAATGCTACAGAACAAACTGCACATATGTTTATCATAAATCCTTTTAGTGGTAAAGATGTAAAGTTCTCTGATCTTTTTAGAACTCACCCAACTACTGAAGATAGAATAGCAAGATTGGAAGAGTTAAAAAGTAGTTTATAA
- a CDS encoding SixA phosphatase family protein, whose product MKSLYLIRHVKSSWKNLTLSDFDRPLNKRGKIDAPLMAELLKQKNIKPDLIIASPSYRTRKTAQIIASKIGYDKNEIIYFESLYHATLTTLIDAIKYLDDRYENVFLVGHNPSINYFANEYLDFDKNIATTGIVKVSINCLMWQDIKKENCTLIWYEYPKKYK is encoded by the coding sequence TTGAAAAGCCTATACTTAATTAGACATGTAAAATCTTCATGGAAAAACTTAACTTTATCAGATTTTGATAGACCATTAAATAAAAGAGGAAAAATAGATGCGCCATTGATGGCAGAACTACTTAAACAAAAAAATATCAAACCTGATTTGATAATCGCATCACCTTCTTATAGAACTAGAAAAACTGCACAAATAATTGCAAGTAAAATTGGTTACGATAAAAATGAAATAATCTACTTTGAATCACTATATCATGCAACTTTAACTACTCTTATTGATGCTATAAAATATTTAGATGATAGATATGAAAATGTATTTTTAGTTGGTCATAATCCAAGTATAAACTACTTTGCAAATGAGTATTTAGATTTTGATAAAAATATTGCAACAACTGGTATAGTAAAAGTATCAATAAATTGTTTGATGTGGCAAGATATAAAAAAAGAAAATTGCACACTAATTTGGTACGAATATCCTAAAAAATATAAATAA
- the aroC gene encoding chorismate synthase — translation MNSFGHRFRFTTFGESHGKALGCVVDGVPAGIKIDEEFIQNEMNRRKPGQNKFATARKESDSVEILSGVFEGVTTGTPISMVIFNENQKSRDYSNVKDLFRPGHADYTYFNKYGIRDYRGGGRSSARETAARVAAGSIAKLLLKELNIEVQSGICEIDGIKALSHDFTNVQSSEIYALDKKVEEEQKNAILNAKNSHNSVGGVALVNVKNCPVGLGEPLYFKLDSQIANAMMSINAVKAIEIGDGFDSVKTKGNENNDEIRANGFKSNHSGGMLGGISNGDEINFKVYFKPTPSIFIKQETVDIYNNEVDCELKGRHDPCVAVRGSVVAESMTALVLADMLLLNMSSNINNIKKVYKD, via the coding sequence ATGAATAGCTTCGGCCATAGGTTTAGATTTACTACATTTGGTGAAAGTCATGGTAAAGCACTTGGTTGTGTTGTTGATGGAGTTCCAGCTGGTATAAAAATAGATGAAGAGTTTATTCAAAATGAAATGAATAGAAGAAAACCAGGTCAAAATAAATTTGCAACAGCAAGAAAAGAGAGTGACAGTGTTGAAATACTAAGTGGTGTTTTTGAAGGTGTTACAACTGGAACTCCAATATCAATGGTTATTTTCAATGAAAATCAAAAAAGCCGTGATTACTCTAATGTAAAAGATTTATTTAGACCTGGACATGCAGATTATACATACTTTAATAAATATGGAATAAGAGATTATAGAGGTGGAGGAAGAAGCAGTGCAAGAGAAACAGCAGCAAGAGTTGCAGCTGGATCTATTGCTAAACTTCTACTAAAAGAGTTAAATATTGAAGTACAAAGTGGTATTTGTGAAATTGATGGAATAAAAGCATTATCTCATGACTTTACAAATGTACAATCTTCAGAAATATATGCTTTAGATAAAAAAGTAGAAGAAGAACAAAAAAATGCCATTTTAAATGCAAAAAATTCCCATAATAGCGTTGGTGGAGTTGCATTAGTAAATGTAAAAAATTGCCCTGTTGGTCTTGGTGAACCTCTTTATTTTAAACTAGATTCACAAATAGCAAATGCAATGATGAGTATAAATGCTGTTAAAGCTATTGAAATTGGTGATGGTTTTGATAGTGTAAAAACAAAAGGTAATGAAAATAATGATGAGATTAGAGCAAATGGCTTTAAATCAAATCATAGTGGTGGAATGCTAGGTGGAATATCAAATGGCGATGAGATAAACTTCAAAGTATATTTTAAACCAACACCCTCAATATTTATAAAACAAGAAACAGTTGATATTTATAATAATGAAGTTGATTGTGAATTAAAAGGAAGACATGACCCTTGTGTTGCTGTGAGAGGAAGTGTTGTTGCTGAATCGATGACAGCTTTAGTTCTTGCAGATATGTTACTTTTAAATATGAGTTCAAATATAAATAACATCAAAAAAGTATACAAAGATTAA
- the sixA gene encoding phosphohistidine phosphatase SixA: protein MKTLYLMRHAQKETDNTKDDYDIELTQEGIENTKKLCTLLKQKDINIDMILTSPAVRAEETAQIVAEELNYEGIITRNEVIYRAFLNELLETLSYTYDNINSLFMIGHNPALGTLAFKLTKLREKFEMGSIARIDFDCDSWLDISEENAKLVYFEKGI, encoded by the coding sequence ATGAAAACATTATATTTGATGAGACATGCACAAAAAGAGACAGATAATACAAAAGATGATTATGATATTGAATTGACACAAGAAGGAATAGAAAATACAAAAAAACTTTGTACTCTATTAAAACAAAAAGATATAAATATTGATATGATTTTAACAAGTCCTGCTGTAAGAGCAGAAGAGACTGCACAAATAGTTGCTGAAGAGTTAAACTATGAAGGAATTATTACAAGAAATGAAGTTATATATAGAGCTTTTTTAAATGAACTATTAGAAACTCTATCTTATACATATGATAATATAAACTCACTATTTATGATAGGTCATAATCCCGCACTTGGAACATTGGCTTTTAAATTAACAAAATTAAGAGAAAAATTTGAAATGGGTTCAATTGCTAGAATAGATTTTGATTGTGATTCTTGGCTAGATATTAGTGAAGAAAATGCGAAACTTGTATATTTTGAAAAAGGTATTTAG
- a CDS encoding Jag N-terminal domain-containing protein, protein MKKFEAKTLEEAYELAKSEFKCSITNLEIEIDQQPRKGFLGIGRKSAIIRVIEKNSRREFERKPKENHFRKKDIKIEDVSKKIEDACCNTSKENHEKPVLKKVPKVKEKEEIFDNFYEVEEKQQISQIIVRKDKDEILTEVKKGIDSLFSNTCYEIDDIKVEFYDEETLYVEFTGEDSALLIGKEGYRYKALSYILFNWINEKYGLMLRLEVAQFLKNQEEAIHAYLEPAIETIKEKGSFKTKPLDGILVHIALKRLRDEFPTKYVAVKTNVRGDRYVLVNEYRSKEQ, encoded by the coding sequence AGACTCTAGAAGAAGCATACGAATTAGCAAAAAGTGAATTTAAATGTTCTATTACTAATTTAGAAATAGAAATAGACCAACAACCAAGAAAAGGATTTCTTGGTATTGGTCGAAAAAGTGCTATTATTAGAGTTATTGAAAAAAACTCTAGAAGAGAATTTGAAAGAAAACCTAAAGAAAATCACTTTAGAAAAAAAGATATTAAAATAGAAGATGTTTCTAAAAAAATTGAGGATGCATGTTGTAATACTTCAAAAGAGAATCACGAAAAACCTGTATTAAAAAAAGTTCCAAAAGTTAAAGAAAAAGAAGAAATTTTTGATAATTTTTATGAAGTTGAAGAAAAACAACAAATTTCTCAAATTATTGTAAGAAAAGATAAAGATGAAATTTTAACAGAAGTTAAAAAAGGAATAGATTCTTTATTTTCTAATACTTGCTATGAAATAGATGATATTAAAGTTGAATTCTACGATGAAGAGACATTATATGTAGAATTTACTGGTGAAGATTCAGCTTTACTTATTGGTAAAGAGGGTTATAGATATAAAGCATTATCATATATTTTATTTAATTGGATAAATGAAAAATATGGATTAATGTTAAGATTAGAAGTTGCACAATTCTTGAAAAATCAAGAAGAAGCAATTCACGCATATTTAGAACCAGCAATAGAGACTATAAAAGAAAAAGGTAGTTTTAAAACTAAACCTTTAGATGGTATTTTAGTTCATATTGCACTAAAAAGATTAAGAGATGAATTTCCAACTAAATATGTAGCTGTTAAAACAAATGTTAGAGGTGACAGATACGTATTAGTAAATGAATATAGAAGTAAAGAGCAATAA
- the rnhA gene encoding ribonuclease HI, with the protein MKEINLYSDGSSLGNPGPGGWGTILEYNGKEKELCGGQDNTTNNQMELVGVIEGLKALKEPCVVNVISDSTYVVKAINEWINGWIKNNWKNSAKKPVKNVELWQEYLKVSKPHKINAFWVKGHAGHEHNERCDILARTFAENLKKQGEENE; encoded by the coding sequence ATGAAAGAAATCAATCTTTACAGTGATGGATCTAGCTTAGGCAATCCTGGACCTGGAGGTTGGGGAACAATCCTTGAGTACAATGGAAAAGAAAAAGAGCTATGTGGAGGACAAGATAATACAACTAATAACCAAATGGAATTAGTTGGTGTTATTGAAGGACTAAAAGCACTAAAAGAACCATGTGTTGTAAATGTTATTTCAGATTCAACATATGTAGTAAAAGCTATAAATGAGTGGATAAATGGTTGGATAAAAAACAACTGGAAGAACTCTGCTAAAAAACCAGTAAAAAATGTAGAGTTATGGCAAGAGTATTTAAAGGTTTCAAAACCACACAAAATAAATGCTTTTTGGGTAAAAGGCCATGCTGGACACGAGCATAATGAAAGATGTGATATACTTGCAAGAACATTTGCAGAAAATTTAAAAAAACAAGGGGAAGAAAATGAGTGA
- the mnmE gene encoding tRNA uridine-5-carboxymethylaminomethyl(34) synthesis GTPase MnmE, giving the protein MFDENTIVAIATANGIGSISIVRVSGKDALPIALKISKKDSLTPRLATLSTLYSHDDKPIDEALLIYFKAPFSFTGEDIVEFQCHGGVAIANIILDEVIHYGARLANPGEYSKRAFLNGKIDLSKAEAISKIIEARSEDAVKLLAKQLKGELSNFVEDIRQDLLFMLAYTEVSIDYAEEDLPQDIFEKIEYKLANIKENLSNTLDASKRREGMIEGFKIAIIGKPNVGKSSLLNKLLNFERAIISDIAGTTRDTIEESVKIGTHIIKIVDTAGIRDETTDVIEKIGIEKSINAINEADIVVSLFDNSKSCDKEDEKILSLLEETTDKTIIKVLNKSDLDNVFDKSRLDDDFISLSTKESIKPLISKLEAILDKNTHADEMTLISKRQVDSVEQTLYHINESTTPLHTGELEFFAHHITEALHNISNITRPFDNDEMLDVMFGEFCLGK; this is encoded by the coding sequence TTGTTTGATGAAAATACTATTGTTGCAATAGCAACTGCAAATGGAATAGGTTCTATTTCTATTGTTAGAGTTAGTGGTAAAGACGCATTACCAATAGCTCTTAAAATATCTAAAAAAGATAGTTTAACTCCAAGACTAGCTACATTATCAACTCTTTATTCGCATGATGACAAACCAATTGATGAAGCTTTATTAATATATTTTAAAGCACCATTTTCTTTTACTGGTGAAGATATAGTAGAGTTTCAATGCCATGGTGGAGTAGCAATAGCAAATATTATTTTAGATGAAGTAATTCATTATGGAGCAAGATTAGCAAATCCAGGTGAATATTCAAAAAGAGCTTTCTTAAATGGAAAGATAGATTTATCTAAAGCAGAAGCAATATCAAAAATAATAGAAGCAAGAAGTGAAGATGCTGTAAAACTATTAGCAAAACAATTAAAAGGTGAGTTGTCTAATTTTGTTGAAGATATTAGACAAGATTTACTTTTTATGCTTGCATATACTGAAGTAAGTATTGATTATGCAGAAGAAGACTTACCTCAAGATATCTTTGAAAAAATTGAGTATAAATTAGCAAATATTAAAGAGAATTTATCAAATACTTTGGATGCTAGCAAAAGAAGAGAAGGTATGATTGAAGGTTTTAAAATTGCAATAATTGGAAAACCAAATGTTGGAAAATCATCACTTCTAAATAAACTATTAAATTTTGAAAGAGCAATTATCTCAGATATTGCAGGGACTACTAGAGATACAATCGAAGAATCAGTAAAGATTGGTACTCATATTATTAAAATAGTTGATACTGCTGGTATTAGAGATGAAACAACTGATGTTATAGAAAAAATAGGAATTGAAAAATCTATTAATGCTATTAATGAAGCAGATATTGTTGTAAGTCTTTTTGATAATAGTAAATCTTGTGATAAAGAGGATGAAAAGATTCTTTCATTACTTGAAGAAACAACTGATAAAACAATAATCAAAGTTTTAAATAAATCTGATTTAGATAATGTTTTTGATAAATCTAGACTTGATGATGATTTTATTAGTTTAAGTACAAAAGAGAGTATAAAACCTCTTATTTCAAAACTTGAGGCTATTTTAGATAAAAATACTCATGCAGATGAAATGACTTTAATTTCAAAAAGACAAGTTGATAGTGTAGAACAGACTTTATATCATATAAATGAATCTACAACTCCTTTACATACTGGAGAGTTAGAATTTTTTGCTCATCATATAACTGAAGCTTTACATAATATATCAAATATTACAAGACCATTTGATAATGATGAAATGTTAGATGTTATGTTTGGTGAATTTTGTTTAGGTAAATAA
- a CDS encoding DUF134 domain-containing protein has product MPREKLERKLNLKPVSKYFGPKDIKASEDVVLLHEELEAIHLMDSFCMYQEDAAKKMNVSRATFARIIKSARKKISLALITGKNIKVHEVKNEFRIAVCSNKEDQLDYAEAEAEYIWIILIKDYKLTSQSCIKNPMYRNEDEATCNVLPEILYDYKVNYFMIKDIDYDLKISLIAKGIYPMLKEKIELDSLVDIFQ; this is encoded by the coding sequence ATGCCAAGAGAAAAACTAGAAAGAAAATTAAATTTAAAGCCAGTAAGTAAATACTTTGGACCTAAAGATATCAAAGCTAGTGAAGATGTAGTTTTACTTCATGAAGAGCTAGAAGCAATACATTTAATGGACTCTTTTTGTATGTATCAAGAAGATGCAGCAAAAAAAATGAATGTATCAAGAGCAACATTTGCAAGAATTATTAAAAGTGCAAGAAAGAAGATTTCACTTGCATTAATAACAGGTAAAAATATAAAAGTTCATGAAGTAAAAAATGAGTTTAGAATTGCTGTATGTTCAAATAAAGAAGACCAACTAGATTATGCAGAAGCTGAAGCTGAATATATTTGGATTATACTTATTAAAGATTATAAACTTACATCTCAAAGCTGTATCAAAAATCCAATGTATAGAAATGAAGATGAAGCAACATGTAATGTTCTTCCAGAGATTTTATATGATTATAAAGTTAACTACTTTATGATAAAAGATATCGATTATGATTTAAAAATTTCTTTAATTGCTAAAGGAATTTATCCAATGCTTAAAGAAAAAATTGAATTAGATTCACTTGTTGATATTTTTCAATAG
- the rnc gene encoding ribonuclease III — MSDYSKLEKCLDYQFKNKDLIIEALTHKSLKKPYNNERLEFLGDAVLNLIVGEYLYKKFPSSNEGELSKIRASLVNENGFTKLANEIKLGEYIFISTAEERNNGRHKASILSDAFEAIMGAVYLESGLDALKPIILDLLEKSYEKINLDVLFSDYKTALQEITQAQFGSIPEYKIEGSYGPDHKKEFEVSIWIDGKKYGQAKGKSKKLAQQAVAKIAIEQFKGDN; from the coding sequence ATGAGTGATTACTCGAAATTAGAAAAGTGTTTGGATTATCAGTTTAAAAACAAAGATCTGATAATCGAAGCACTTACACACAAAAGTTTAAAGAAGCCATATAATAATGAAAGATTAGAATTTTTGGGTGATGCAGTTTTAAATTTAATAGTTGGTGAATATTTATATAAAAAGTTTCCAAGTTCAAATGAAGGTGAATTATCTAAAATAAGAGCATCACTTGTAAATGAAAATGGATTTACAAAACTTGCTAATGAGATAAAACTTGGTGAGTATATATTTATTTCTACTGCTGAAGAGAGAAATAATGGAAGACATAAAGCTTCTATTCTTTCTGATGCTTTTGAAGCAATTATGGGTGCTGTTTATTTAGAATCTGGACTTGATGCATTAAAACCAATTATTTTAGACTTATTAGAAAAATCGTATGAAAAAATAAATCTTGATGTACTTTTTAGTGATTATAAAACTGCTTTACAAGAGATAACTCAAGCTCAATTTGGTAGTATTCCTGAATACAAAATAGAAGGTTCTTATGGGCCAGACCATAAAAAAGAGTTTGAAGTTTCAATTTGGATTGATGGTAAAAAATATGGTCAAGCAAAAGGAAAAAGTAAAAAATTAGCTCAACAAGCAGTAGCAAAAATTGCAATTGAGCAGTTTAAAGGTGATAATTAA
- a CDS encoding NifB/NifX family molybdenum-iron cluster-binding protein — translation MRIVFPTIENLSYMSNVAPDVKEANYFTVLNLTGQTISSVELMENRIHENVEDEIVKLFKSNNFNVLIVPHIDDQLEKKLKKVGISIFTEEKRKKVLGLYSDFVQDKLTKI, via the coding sequence ATGAGAATTGTATTTCCTACAATAGAAAATCTAAGTTATATGTCAAATGTTGCTCCTGATGTTAAAGAAGCTAATTACTTTACTGTTTTAAATCTTACAGGTCAAACTATTAGTTCTGTTGAATTAATGGAAAATAGAATACATGAAAATGTTGAAGATGAAATTGTTAAGTTATTTAAATCTAATAATTTTAATGTTTTGATTGTTCCTCATATTGATGATCAATTAGAAAAGAAATTAAAAAAAGTTGGAATCTCTATTTTTACTGAAGAAAAAAGAAAAAAAGTTTTAGGATTATATAGCGATTTTGTTCAAGATAAATTAACAAAAATTTAG